The Leucobacter viscericola genome includes a window with the following:
- the aspS gene encoding aspartate--tRNA(Asn) ligase: protein MTERVLIKDLAAHEDGIVRVSGWVEKVRDQRYVQFVVLRDESGAVQLVNGGVLREPDPENPRSDILVPRTTTISELTQGTFITVTGELQHNERVKLGGVEVQIETIDVVAASLPENPVADDSNIDVRLDWRFLDLRRPEQNLVFRVQTTFLNALRQVWIERDFIEIQTPKLMASASESRAELFEVEYFEGKAFLAQSPQFFKQMAQAAGFGGIFEVGPAFRADHSFTSRHATEFTSIDTEMSWIDSHEDVMELHEELMVAGLSAVKEKHGEAIQKLFGVEIQVPERPFPRIPLAEAKEIVKERGYEVPRADADMDPEGERQISAYVKEKYGHDFVFLTDYAASIRPFYHMLNEENPELTKSYDLIYNGTEISTGAQREHRIDVLEAQARAKGMDPEELGFYLDFFRYGVPSHGGFGMGLNRVLMLMLGQSSIREVTYLFRGPTRLLP, encoded by the coding sequence GTGACTGAACGCGTGTTAATCAAAGACCTCGCCGCCCACGAAGACGGCATCGTACGAGTCTCCGGATGGGTGGAGAAAGTGCGCGACCAGCGGTACGTGCAGTTTGTTGTGCTGCGCGACGAGAGCGGCGCGGTTCAGCTGGTGAACGGCGGTGTGCTGCGCGAGCCGGATCCCGAGAACCCTCGATCCGACATTCTGGTGCCCCGCACCACCACGATCTCCGAGCTGACGCAGGGCACCTTCATTACTGTGACGGGTGAGCTGCAGCACAACGAGCGCGTGAAGCTCGGCGGTGTTGAGGTTCAGATCGAGACGATCGACGTCGTGGCGGCCTCGCTGCCTGAGAACCCGGTCGCCGACGACTCAAACATCGACGTGCGCCTCGACTGGCGCTTCCTCGACCTGCGTCGCCCCGAGCAGAACCTCGTCTTCCGCGTGCAGACCACGTTCCTCAACGCACTTCGCCAGGTGTGGATCGAGCGTGACTTCATCGAGATTCAGACCCCGAAGCTGATGGCGAGCGCCTCCGAGTCGCGCGCCGAGCTGTTTGAGGTCGAGTACTTCGAGGGCAAGGCATTCCTCGCGCAGAGCCCCCAGTTCTTCAAGCAGATGGCGCAGGCCGCAGGCTTCGGCGGCATCTTCGAGGTTGGCCCAGCATTCCGCGCCGACCACTCCTTCACTTCGCGTCACGCGACCGAGTTCACCTCGATCGATACCGAGATGAGCTGGATCGACTCGCACGAAGACGTTATGGAGCTGCACGAGGAGCTCATGGTCGCTGGCCTCTCCGCGGTCAAGGAGAAGCACGGCGAAGCGATCCAGAAGCTCTTCGGTGTTGAGATTCAGGTGCCCGAGCGCCCGTTCCCGCGCATCCCCCTCGCCGAGGCGAAGGAGATCGTCAAGGAGCGCGGCTACGAGGTGCCCCGCGCCGACGCCGACATGGACCCCGAGGGCGAGCGCCAGATCTCAGCGTACGTCAAGGAGAAGTACGGACACGACTTCGTCTTCCTCACCGACTACGCCGCGTCGATCCGCCCGTTCTACCACATGCTGAACGAAGAGAACCCGGAGCTCACCAAGAGCTACGACCTCATCTACAACGGCACCGAGATCTCGACGGGTGCGCAGCGCGAGCACCGCATCGACGTGCTCGAGGCGCAGGCACGTGCGAAGGGCATGGATCCCGAAGAGCTCGGCTTCTATCTCGACTTCTTCCGCTACGGTGTGCCCTCACACGGCGGATTCGGCATGGGCCTCAACCGCGTGCTGATGCTGATGCTGGGGCAGTCCTCCATCCGCGAGGTCACCTACCTGTTCCGCGGGCCGACTCGCCTGCTGCCGTAG
- a CDS encoding DUF11 domain-containing protein, with translation MFRVRSTAEGSGERQSLRSRLGKALAGGAALAILGGMISVPTVANAESNWSGVQSNYNEVEYAYVAAGETLDLTFTSSSRSGTGFENKYAVTDPSGNRLWECTIAAADPVGTVCAATGLTGEPGAWKIETIANSGANETRTTWQKRVMRDGAEVPGRIWANSIGMFQSGGAANMANVDLWVVNDDGYQYSVKLFGYNGVGSVLSVDAVGTPAEPNSCIPSYRSVDLPENKQSADCAKFRLFYSKPAPDLPASAPSADGELKVLPPVLDSAALDVNDLAFTPTALSPRTGTFHYSITPAFTGSYTLEIDTNGDGDYSDSVDRRIEMVANGDGKYSTSFDGLDGEGNPITNCDEMKARIYFDRVGEIHVRNQDVEGRVGGIEIVRHDANGTDPTIYWDDTQLDPSGRDNVTPNLDGTAGVDSTGGVHGWNFANNSWGNDRLIDNWTYVPLNKGTGEITIPGRCLSVEKTSSATGAVATGDTVQYSVKVTNTGDSDYTAEAPAMVTDDMSDVLDDATFDNNAIAKTGTVAFSKPNLTWTGALPAGSSETLTYSVTVTNKGDHRLANTAKIPAELCEFDDPACSDTTINLLPHMLYGKTSDPASGSSVKPGQVISYTLSFTNDGQAAGPIDSTDDLADVLDDGQIIGEPVVDTEGITATLSGKTLRVVGALEPGATALVTYRVTVGKTDSRNGNGALRNVLTPDHPEFCGSELCKDPTTVHERTAILEPSVSKLAQNELAITGGAAPIVLLGIGILIVAAGTVLLVRRRRPRSDAGQ, from the coding sequence ATGTTTCGAGTTCGGTCAACCGCTGAAGGGTCTGGTGAACGCCAATCCCTGCGAAGTCGATTGGGCAAAGCCCTCGCGGGTGGTGCAGCGCTTGCCATTCTTGGTGGCATGATCTCAGTGCCAACGGTTGCGAACGCCGAGAGCAACTGGTCGGGGGTGCAATCGAACTACAACGAGGTTGAATACGCCTACGTTGCGGCGGGAGAGACCCTCGATCTCACCTTTACGAGCTCCTCGAGGTCCGGTACCGGCTTCGAAAACAAGTACGCGGTGACGGACCCGAGCGGAAATCGGCTGTGGGAGTGCACGATTGCGGCAGCAGATCCGGTAGGAACAGTATGTGCTGCAACCGGGCTGACCGGAGAGCCCGGCGCCTGGAAGATTGAAACGATCGCCAACAGTGGCGCCAACGAGACTCGCACCACCTGGCAGAAGCGAGTGATGCGCGATGGAGCTGAAGTTCCAGGTCGAATCTGGGCAAACTCGATCGGCATGTTCCAGTCCGGCGGCGCCGCGAACATGGCGAATGTAGACCTCTGGGTTGTCAACGACGACGGTTACCAATATTCCGTGAAACTATTCGGATACAACGGAGTTGGTTCCGTGCTTTCAGTAGATGCCGTGGGCACACCTGCCGAACCGAATAGCTGTATTCCAAGTTATCGGTCTGTGGATCTTCCGGAAAACAAGCAGTCGGCTGATTGCGCCAAGTTTAGACTCTTCTATAGTAAGCCAGCCCCTGACCTGCCTGCCTCTGCGCCCTCAGCTGATGGTGAACTGAAGGTGCTTCCGCCGGTTCTAGACAGCGCCGCTTTAGACGTCAACGACCTCGCGTTCACCCCGACGGCGTTGAGCCCGCGTACCGGAACATTCCACTACTCCATCACCCCCGCTTTCACTGGTAGCTACACCCTGGAGATCGACACCAACGGTGACGGGGATTACAGCGACTCCGTGGATCGCCGGATCGAGATGGTCGCTAACGGTGATGGGAAGTACTCGACCAGCTTTGATGGTCTCGACGGAGAAGGAAACCCGATCACAAACTGTGACGAGATGAAGGCCCGTATCTATTTCGATCGAGTCGGCGAGATTCATGTGCGAAACCAAGACGTTGAGGGCCGAGTCGGTGGCATCGAGATCGTACGGCACGATGCCAATGGAACCGATCCAACTATCTACTGGGACGACACCCAGCTGGACCCCTCTGGCCGCGACAACGTCACACCGAACCTCGACGGAACGGCGGGTGTCGACTCAACAGGCGGCGTACACGGCTGGAACTTCGCGAACAATAGCTGGGGCAACGACCGTCTCATTGACAACTGGACCTACGTTCCATTGAACAAGGGCACCGGAGAGATCACCATCCCCGGCCGTTGCCTCTCCGTCGAAAAGACGTCAAGCGCTACCGGTGCAGTCGCCACAGGCGACACTGTGCAGTACTCGGTCAAGGTGACCAACACCGGTGACTCGGACTACACCGCTGAGGCGCCGGCGATGGTGACTGATGACATGTCGGACGTTCTTGACGACGCTACCTTCGACAACAACGCAATCGCCAAAACGGGAACCGTCGCGTTCTCCAAGCCGAACCTGACCTGGACGGGAGCTCTGCCCGCCGGTTCCTCCGAGACCCTCACCTACTCGGTGACCGTCACGAACAAGGGCGACCATCGGCTCGCGAACACTGCGAAGATTCCCGCAGAACTCTGCGAGTTCGACGACCCAGCATGCTCGGACACGACCATAAACCTGCTTCCTCACATGCTCTACGGCAAAACCTCTGACCCCGCCTCCGGATCGAGCGTGAAGCCCGGCCAGGTCATCAGCTACACCCTGTCGTTCACCAACGATGGGCAGGCAGCGGGCCCCATCGACTCCACCGATGACCTCGCGGATGTTCTCGACGACGGGCAGATCATCGGTGAGCCGGTAGTTGATACTGAGGGGATCACCGCGACTCTCAGCGGCAAGACGCTCCGGGTCGTTGGCGCGCTCGAGCCGGGAGCCACGGCGCTCGTGACCTATCGGGTCACGGTCGGCAAGACTGACTCGCGGAACGGGAATGGCGCGCTGCGCAACGTTCTGACGCCGGATCACCCCGAGTTCTGCGGCTCGGAACTCTGCAAGGATCCCACCACCGTTCACGAACGGACGGCAATCCTGGAGCCTTCGGTGTCTAAGCTCGCACAGAACGAACTCGCCATCACCGGTGGCGCGGCTCCGATCGTGCTTCTCGGAATTGGCATCCTGATCGTCGCAGCAGGCACAGTGCTTCTGGTGCGTCGACGTCGCCCGAGATCAGACGCAGGCCAGTAG